From Streptomyces sp. Edi4, one genomic window encodes:
- a CDS encoding VOC family protein, whose product MSAKRAIASSEVALGAPCWVSLMARDLSAALDFYGTVLGWRFRSGVLGEEFRIALANGVPVAGIGALAPALQVAVAWTPYFAVEDADVTASRIRERGGTVAVGPVALHTGRGALAADRDGAVFGLWQGPLVSQWETWRDTAPAWTRLQTRDAFDAAIFYGEVLDWAREGPGCCDVRYEHDEVVLRHGGHVVARLTSGAVEAAPDPSLRPHWHTHFTVDDPLHHAVKARAHGATVLAEGVSPGGPWARLSDPDGATFTLSTPG is encoded by the coding sequence ATCTCCGCGAAGCGGGCCATCGCCTCCAGCGAGGTGGCTCTCGGGGCGCCGTGCTGGGTGAGTCTGATGGCGCGGGACCTGAGTGCCGCGCTCGATTTCTACGGCACGGTCCTCGGCTGGCGCTTCCGCTCGGGCGTGCTGGGCGAGGAGTTCCGGATCGCGCTCGCGAACGGGGTGCCGGTGGCGGGGATCGGCGCGCTGGCGCCCGCGCTCCAGGTCGCGGTCGCCTGGACGCCGTACTTCGCGGTGGAGGACGCCGATGTCACCGCGTCCCGGATCCGTGAGCGCGGCGGCACGGTGGCGGTGGGCCCGGTCGCGCTGCACACCGGGCGCGGGGCGCTGGCGGCGGACCGGGACGGGGCGGTGTTCGGGCTGTGGCAGGGGCCGCTGGTGTCGCAGTGGGAGACGTGGCGCGACACCGCGCCGGCCTGGACGCGGTTGCAGACCCGGGACGCCTTCGACGCGGCGATCTTCTACGGGGAGGTCCTGGACTGGGCGCGCGAGGGCCCGGGCTGCTGCGATGTGCGCTACGAGCACGACGAGGTCGTCCTGCGCCACGGCGGCCACGTGGTGGCGCGGCTGACCTCAGGGGCGGTGGAAGCCGCACCCGATCCGAGCCTGCGCCCGCACTGGCACACCCACTTCACCGTCGACGACCCGCTCCACCACGCGGTGAAGGCCCGGGCGCACGGCGCCACCGTCCTGGCCGAAGGCGTCTCACCCGGCGGCCCGTGGGCCCGCCTGAGCGACCCC
- a CDS encoding flavin reductase family protein produces the protein MRIDFDPGAMSSTEFYRLLTATVVPRPIAWVSTVSSDGIPNLAPHSFFSIAAIAPPVVQFTSVGRKDSLRNVEATGQFVVNLASEPLMNQVNATATSFPHGVSEFEQAGLATEPSLRVKPPRVAESPVALECELHSTLGIGDSTVVFGRVVHAVVADEVMVDGHPEIGRLLPLTRLGRDEWGTVGSVHEVSRVPYAGPEGA, from the coding sequence ATGCGTATCGACTTCGATCCCGGCGCCATGTCCTCGACCGAGTTCTACCGGCTGCTCACGGCGACCGTGGTGCCCCGCCCCATCGCGTGGGTGTCGACGGTGTCGTCCGACGGGATCCCCAATCTCGCGCCACACTCCTTCTTCAGCATCGCCGCCATCGCGCCGCCCGTCGTGCAGTTCACCTCGGTCGGGCGCAAGGACTCGCTGCGCAATGTCGAGGCGACGGGACAGTTCGTGGTCAATCTGGCGTCCGAACCGCTCATGAACCAGGTCAACGCCACCGCGACCTCCTTCCCGCACGGGGTGAGCGAGTTCGAGCAGGCGGGCCTGGCCACCGAGCCGAGCCTGCGGGTGAAGCCGCCCCGGGTGGCCGAGTCGCCGGTGGCCCTGGAGTGCGAGCTGCACAGCACGCTCGGCATCGGCGACTCGACCGTCGTGTTCGGCCGGGTCGTGCACGCGGTGGTGGCGGACGAGGTCATGGTCGACGGACACCCCGAGATCGGCCGCCTGCTGCCGCTGACCCGGCTCGGCCGGGACGAGTGGGGCACGGTCGGTTCCGTGCATGAGGTCAGCCGGGTGCCTTACGCGGGACCCGAGGGCGCTTGA
- a CDS encoding ubiquinol-cytochrome c reductase cytochrome b subunit translates to MTSAHRTPSSGHRAGPESKGEKLATWADGRVGLFAMAKPNLRKIFPDHWSYMLGEVALYSFVIIILTGVYLTLWFKPSMAEVIYDGSYVPLSGIRMSEAFKSTMDISFEQRGGLLLRQIHHWAAVIFIASMLVHMMRVFFTGAFRRPREVNWLFGAGLLILGMFDGFMGYSLPDDLLSGTGVRFMEGAILSVPIVGTYLSFFFFGGEFPGVELIARLYTIHVLLIPGIMLGLLVAHLALVFYHKHTHSWGPGRNNNNVVGMPLMPVYMAKAGGFFFLVFGVIAAMAATAQINPIWAYGPYRPDQVTTDAQPDWYMGYSEGLIRIMPGWEINLWGHTLQLGVFIPLIIFPCVLLVLWLYPFFEAWVTGDHREHHITERPRNNPTRTAFGAAWTAEYMLLLLGGGNDLLATHFHLSINVITWFARIGFFVVPVLAFVVTKRICLGLQRRDKEKVEHGRETGLIKRLSHGEFVELHEPLSREQLFTLTAHDQYAPRDLPSSTDENGVERKIKWSEKLRIRLSRSYYGDDGQIAKATAAHHREHATSDHH, encoded by the coding sequence ATGACCTCTGCGCACCGCACCCCTTCTTCCGGTCATCGTGCAGGGCCGGAATCCAAGGGTGAAAAGCTCGCGACGTGGGCGGATGGCCGCGTCGGCCTGTTCGCGATGGCCAAGCCGAATCTCAGGAAGATCTTTCCCGATCATTGGTCTTATATGCTCGGAGAGGTCGCCCTCTACTCCTTCGTCATCATCATTCTGACTGGTGTCTATCTGACCTTGTGGTTCAAGCCCAGCATGGCTGAAGTCATTTACGACGGATCATACGTACCGTTGAGCGGCATCCGTATGAGTGAAGCCTTCAAGTCGACCATGGACATCAGCTTCGAGCAGCGTGGCGGCCTACTGCTCCGTCAAATCCATCACTGGGCCGCTGTCATCTTCATCGCATCCATGCTCGTCCATATGATGCGCGTCTTCTTCACCGGCGCGTTCCGTAGGCCCCGAGAGGTGAACTGGCTCTTCGGCGCCGGGCTTTTGATCCTCGGAATGTTCGACGGCTTCATGGGCTACTCACTCCCGGACGACCTGCTCTCCGGAACCGGAGTGCGTTTCATGGAGGGCGCGATTCTCTCCGTGCCGATCGTCGGCACGTATCTTTCCTTCTTCTTCTTCGGCGGGGAGTTCCCCGGCGTGGAATTGATCGCGCGGTTGTACACGATCCACGTGCTGCTGATCCCGGGCATCATGCTGGGCCTGCTCGTGGCCCACCTGGCGCTGGTCTTCTACCACAAGCACACCCACAGCTGGGGCCCCGGCAGGAACAACAACAATGTCGTCGGAATGCCCCTGATGCCGGTCTACATGGCTAAGGCCGGCGGATTCTTCTTCCTCGTCTTCGGTGTCATCGCCGCAATGGCGGCCACTGCCCAGATCAACCCGATCTGGGCGTACGGGCCCTATCGGCCCGATCAGGTGACGACCGACGCCCAGCCGGACTGGTACATGGGTTATTCCGAGGGTTTGATCCGCATCATGCCCGGCTGGGAGATCAATCTTTGGGGGCACACCCTTCAGCTCGGTGTTTTCATTCCGCTGATCATCTTCCCGTGCGTCCTTCTGGTGCTGTGGCTGTATCCGTTTTTCGAGGCCTGGGTCACCGGCGACCATCGCGAACACCACATCACGGAGCGTCCCCGGAACAACCCGACGCGTACGGCGTTCGGGGCTGCCTGGACCGCCGAGTACATGCTCCTGCTGCTTGGCGGCGGCAACGACTTGCTGGCCACGCACTTCCACCTTTCGATCAACGTGATCACCTGGTTTGCCCGGATCGGCTTCTTCGTGGTGCCGGTGCTCGCGTTCGTCGTCACCAAGAGGATCTGCCTCGGGCTTCAGCGCCGCGACAAGGAAAAAGTGGAACACGGCCGGGAGACCGGCCTCATCAAGCGCCTGTCGCACGGTGAGTTCGTCGAGCTCCATGAGCCCCTTTCGCGGGAACAGTTGTTCACGCTGACCGCGCACGACCAATACGCTCCCCGTGACCTGCCGTCGTCCACGGACGAAAACGGCGTCGAGCGCAAGATCAAGTGGAGTGAGAAGCTGCGTATCAGGCTCTCGAGGTCCTACTACGGTGACGATGGGCAGATCGCCAAGGCGACCGCCGCCCATCACAGAGAGCATGCCACCAGCGATCATCACTGA
- a CDS encoding M55 family metallopeptidase yields MKILISADMEGATGVTWPADVLPGTPQWERCRSMFTSDVNAAVLGFFDGGADDVLINEAHWSMRNLLLERLDERAQMLTGKHKSLSMVEGIQHGDVDAIAFVGYHTGAGTAGVLAHTYLANSITGVWLNGARASEGLLNAHVAAEYGVPVVLVTGDDLTCADAEAYAPDARKVAVKDHVSRYAAVCRTPARTARDIRAAAKEATRLAGRAAPVDGGPFTVDIEFDAEHLSDAATVVPGVARTGERRVSYTSSTMYEGIRTFKAVTTIVSSAVEEQYG; encoded by the coding sequence ATGAAGATCCTCATCAGCGCCGACATGGAAGGCGCCACCGGAGTCACCTGGCCGGCCGATGTGCTGCCGGGTACGCCCCAGTGGGAGCGCTGCCGGTCGATGTTCACCTCCGACGTGAACGCGGCCGTGCTCGGATTCTTCGACGGAGGCGCCGACGACGTACTCATCAACGAAGCGCACTGGTCCATGCGCAACCTGCTGCTCGAACGCCTCGACGAGCGCGCCCAGATGCTCACCGGCAAGCACAAGTCGCTGTCCATGGTGGAAGGAATCCAGCACGGCGACGTGGACGCGATCGCCTTCGTGGGCTACCACACGGGCGCCGGCACGGCAGGCGTCCTCGCCCACACCTACCTCGCCAACTCCATCACCGGGGTGTGGCTCAATGGTGCCCGCGCAAGCGAGGGGCTGCTCAACGCCCATGTCGCCGCGGAGTACGGCGTGCCCGTGGTCCTGGTGACGGGCGACGACCTCACCTGCGCCGACGCCGAGGCGTACGCGCCCGACGCCCGCAAGGTCGCCGTCAAGGACCATGTCTCGCGGTACGCGGCGGTGTGCCGCACCCCCGCCCGCACCGCCCGTGACATCCGGGCCGCCGCCAAGGAGGCCACGCGGCTCGCCGGCAGAGCGGCCCCGGTGGACGGCGGCCCGTTCACCGTGGACATCGAGTTCGACGCCGAGCACCTGTCCGACGCGGCCACCGTCGTGCCCGGCGTGGCGCGTACGGGTGAACGGCGCGTCTCTTACACCAGTTCGACGATGTATGAGGGAATCCGCACGTTCAAGGCGGTCACCACGATCGTCTCGTCCGCGGTGGAGGAGCAGTATGGCTGA
- a CDS encoding M20/M25/M40 family metallo-hydrolase translates to MAEVETADQVALDEVVALTSGLIRIDTSNRGGGDCRERPAAEYVAERLADAGLEPRMLERTVGRTNVVARIEGSDPCADALLVHGHLDVVPAEPADWQVHPFSGEVRDGMVWGRGAVDMKNMDAMVLAVVRAWARHGVRPRRDIVLAFTADEEDSAIDGASFLTDHHPELFEGCTEGISESGGVTFHAGPGMEIYPIGAGERGTAWLRLTARGRTGHGSKVNRANAVSRLAAAIARIDAHEWPVRLTPTVRASLVALAALHGIEADPGADDFDADELLGKLGPAAALVAPVLRNSANPTMLDAGYKVNVIPGIATGYVDGRTVPGGEDAFETTMDELTGPDVDWDYYHRGVPLEAPVDAPTYRKLRAAIERFAPEGHVVPYCMSGGTDAKQFSRLGITGYGFAPLRMPAGLDYQALFHGVDERVPVDALHFGVRVLDHYLRSA, encoded by the coding sequence ATGGCTGAGGTGGAGACGGCCGATCAGGTGGCGCTCGACGAGGTGGTGGCCCTCACCTCCGGGCTGATCCGGATCGACACCAGCAACCGGGGCGGCGGCGACTGCCGCGAGCGCCCCGCCGCCGAGTACGTGGCCGAACGGCTGGCCGATGCGGGCCTTGAGCCCCGCATGCTGGAGCGCACCGTAGGGCGTACGAACGTGGTCGCCCGGATCGAGGGCAGTGACCCCTGCGCCGACGCCCTGCTTGTCCACGGCCACCTCGACGTGGTGCCCGCCGAGCCCGCCGACTGGCAGGTGCACCCCTTCTCCGGCGAGGTCCGCGACGGGATGGTGTGGGGCCGGGGCGCGGTCGACATGAAGAACATGGACGCGATGGTCCTCGCCGTCGTACGGGCCTGGGCCCGGCACGGGGTGCGGCCGCGGCGCGACATCGTCCTCGCCTTCACCGCCGACGAGGAGGACAGCGCCATCGACGGCGCGTCCTTCCTCACCGACCACCACCCGGAGCTGTTCGAGGGCTGCACCGAGGGCATCAGCGAATCGGGCGGCGTCACCTTCCACGCCGGACCCGGCATGGAGATCTACCCGATCGGCGCGGGGGAGCGCGGCACCGCCTGGCTGCGGCTCACCGCGCGCGGCCGCACGGGCCACGGCTCGAAGGTGAACCGCGCCAACGCCGTCAGCAGGCTCGCCGCCGCCATCGCCCGCATCGACGCCCACGAGTGGCCGGTCCGCCTCACGCCGACCGTCCGCGCGAGCCTGGTCGCGCTCGCCGCCCTGCACGGAATCGAAGCCGACCCGGGCGCCGACGACTTCGACGCCGACGAACTGCTCGGCAAGCTCGGCCCCGCCGCCGCCCTGGTCGCACCGGTCCTGCGCAACAGCGCCAACCCGACGATGCTGGACGCCGGTTACAAGGTCAACGTCATCCCGGGGATCGCCACCGGATACGTCGACGGGCGCACCGTACCCGGCGGTGAGGACGCCTTCGAGACCACCATGGACGAGCTGACCGGCCCCGATGTCGACTGGGACTACTACCACCGGGGTGTGCCGCTGGAGGCGCCCGTCGACGCGCCGACGTACCGCAAACTACGGGCCGCCATCGAGCGGTTCGCGCCGGAGGGCCACGTCGTGCCGTACTGCATGTCGGGCGGCACCGACGCCAAGCAGTTCTCGCGCCTTGGCATCACCGGCTACGGTTTCGCGCCGCTGCGGATGCCGGCCGGCCTCGACTACCAGGCGCTGTTCCACGGCGTCGACGAACGAGTGCCCGTGGACGCCCTGCACTTCGGCGTCCGCGTCCTCGACCACTACCTGCGGTCCGCATAG
- a CDS encoding prolyl oligopeptidase family serine peptidase, which translates to MVPTGAYGSWPSPIDAAVAVARDGHPDHVGMVGDELWWTLARPTEGGRSALVRRRPDGESEVALPEPWNVRSRLMEYGGTPWHGAARAGEGPLIVFVHFADQRLYAYEPDTGAPPRPLTPLCPVGSGLRWADPRIDVERGEVWCVLEEFTGEAPTDVRRVIAAVPLDGSAAQARSRIRELSDGRHRFVTGPRLSPDGGRAVWIAWDHPRMPWDGTELILADIGADGLAHGARAVAGGPDESIAQAEWSVEGQLLFSSDRSGWWNLYAMDPDQGTTTALCPREEEFAGPLWQIGRRWFQPLDNGLIAVVHGKGATALGILDPRGGDLVDAVGPWQQWGATLTAHGSRVVGVAASSRTGAELVELDTATGRARVIGRGHTDTVDPAYYPEPVIRTFAGPGGRDVHAHVYPPRHPDRTGPEGERPPYVVWAHGGPTASFSLVLDLEAAYFTSRGIGVVKVDYGGSTGYGRAYRNRLREQWGVVDVEDCAAVARALAEEGAADPRRIAIRGGSAGGWTAAASLATTDVYACATISYPVLDLAGWLGVTHDFESRYLDTLIGPYADVPGRYLERSPGRKADRVTAPFLLLQGMDDAICPPVQCEEFLEKMAGRGIGHAYLTFEGEGHGFRRSETMIRAIEAELSLYSQVFAIDRNDIPVLELTI; encoded by the coding sequence ATGGTGCCCACCGGGGCTTATGGAAGCTGGCCCTCGCCGATCGACGCCGCCGTCGCGGTCGCCCGCGACGGGCACCCCGACCACGTGGGGATGGTCGGTGACGAGCTGTGGTGGACGCTGGCGCGCCCCACCGAGGGCGGCCGGTCCGCCCTGGTGCGCCGGCGCCCCGACGGCGAGAGCGAGGTGGCGCTGCCCGAGCCGTGGAACGTGCGCAGCCGCCTCATGGAGTACGGCGGTACGCCCTGGCACGGCGCGGCCCGGGCCGGCGAGGGTCCCCTGATCGTGTTCGTGCACTTCGCCGACCAGCGGCTCTACGCCTACGAGCCCGACACCGGCGCCCCGCCGCGCCCGCTGACTCCGCTCTGTCCGGTCGGCTCCGGGCTGCGCTGGGCCGATCCCCGGATCGACGTGGAGCGTGGCGAAGTGTGGTGCGTCCTGGAGGAGTTCACCGGTGAGGCGCCCACCGACGTACGCCGGGTGATCGCGGCCGTACCGCTGGACGGGTCGGCGGCCCAAGCGCGGTCGCGTATACGGGAGTTGAGTGACGGCCGCCACCGTTTCGTCACCGGCCCCCGGCTCTCGCCCGATGGCGGCCGCGCCGTCTGGATCGCCTGGGACCACCCGAGGATGCCGTGGGACGGCACCGAGCTGATCCTCGCGGACATCGGCGCGGACGGCCTCGCGCACGGTGCGCGCGCCGTCGCCGGAGGCCCGGACGAGTCCATCGCACAGGCCGAGTGGTCCGTCGAGGGGCAGCTCCTGTTCAGCTCCGACCGCTCGGGCTGGTGGAACCTGTACGCCATGGACCCCGATCAGGGGACGACGACGGCTCTGTGCCCGCGCGAGGAGGAGTTCGCCGGGCCGCTGTGGCAGATCGGACGACGCTGGTTCCAGCCCCTGGACAACGGCCTGATCGCCGTCGTGCACGGCAAGGGCGCCACCGCGCTCGGCATACTCGATCCGCGCGGCGGCGACCTCGTCGACGCGGTGGGACCCTGGCAGCAGTGGGGCGCGACACTCACCGCACACGGCAGCCGTGTCGTCGGGGTCGCCGCGAGTTCGCGGACCGGCGCCGAACTCGTCGAACTGGACACCGCCACGGGCCGCGCCCGCGTGATCGGCCGCGGCCACACCGACACCGTGGATCCCGCCTACTACCCCGAGCCGGTGATCCGCACCTTCGCCGGCCCCGGCGGCCGTGACGTCCACGCGCACGTCTACCCGCCGCGCCACCCGGACCGCACGGGCCCCGAAGGCGAACGGCCGCCCTATGTGGTCTGGGCGCACGGCGGCCCCACCGCGAGCTTCTCCCTCGTACTCGACCTGGAGGCCGCCTACTTCACCTCGCGCGGCATCGGTGTCGTCAAGGTCGACTACGGCGGCTCCACCGGTTACGGACGCGCCTACCGCAACCGGCTGCGCGAGCAGTGGGGCGTCGTCGACGTCGAGGACTGCGCCGCGGTGGCCCGCGCCCTGGCCGAGGAAGGCGCGGCCGATCCCCGCCGCATCGCGATCCGGGGCGGCAGCGCGGGCGGCTGGACCGCGGCCGCCTCCCTCGCCACCACCGACGTGTACGCGTGCGCCACCATCAGCTATCCCGTCCTCGACCTCGCCGGCTGGCTCGGCGTCACCCACGACTTCGAATCGCGCTACCTGGACACGTTGATCGGCCCCTATGCCGACGTGCCGGGCCGTTATCTCGAACGCTCGCCCGGCCGCAAGGCGGACCGCGTCACCGCGCCGTTCCTGCTGCTCCAAGGCATGGACGACGCGATCTGCCCGCCCGTGCAGTGCGAGGAGTTCCTGGAGAAGATGGCCGGACGCGGCATCGGGCACGCCTATCTCACCTTCGAGGGCGAGGGCCACGGCTTCCGCCGCTCCGAGACCATGATCCGTGCGATCGAAGCCGAACTCTCCCTGTATAGCCAGGTGTTCGCGATCGACCGTAACGACATCCCGGTCCTGGAGCTCACCATATGA
- a CDS encoding LD-carboxypeptidase, giving the protein MNAATALTRPPRLRPGARIAVVAPSGPVVEQRLWAGLDVLRGWGLDPVTTAQVAERDPEFRYLAGEDEKRARDFQDAWCDPRVEAVMCARGGYGAQRMIDLLDWDALRAAGPKVFIGYSDATVLHEAFAARLGLSTLYGPMAATLSFLTDTATQESLRTTLFEPEAALTLGLPGAGALVPGRARGVTFGGCLSLLAADLATPGARPPAEGGLLLLEDIGEQDYRLDRTLSQLLRAGRLEGVTGIALGSWRECGPYEERVRPVLRERLGRLGVPIAENVGFGHCDNALTMPLGVAAVLDADRGTLTLETPALA; this is encoded by the coding sequence ATGAACGCCGCCACCGCGCTCACCCGGCCGCCCCGCCTGCGCCCGGGCGCCAGGATCGCCGTGGTCGCCCCCAGCGGCCCGGTGGTCGAACAGCGGCTGTGGGCCGGGCTCGACGTACTGCGCGGCTGGGGACTCGATCCCGTCACCACCGCCCAAGTGGCCGAACGGGACCCGGAGTTCCGATATCTGGCGGGCGAGGACGAGAAGCGGGCGCGCGACTTCCAGGACGCCTGGTGCGACCCCCGCGTCGAAGCGGTGATGTGCGCGCGCGGCGGCTACGGCGCCCAGCGCATGATCGACCTCCTCGACTGGGACGCGCTGCGCGCCGCAGGCCCCAAGGTGTTCATCGGCTACAGCGACGCGACCGTGCTGCACGAGGCATTCGCCGCCCGGCTCGGCCTGTCCACCCTGTACGGACCGATGGCCGCCACGCTCTCCTTCCTCACCGACACGGCCACGCAGGAGTCCCTGCGCACCACCTTGTTCGAGCCGGAGGCCGCCCTGACGCTCGGGCTGCCGGGCGCCGGCGCCCTGGTGCCGGGCAGGGCCCGCGGCGTCACGTTCGGCGGCTGTCTGTCGCTGCTCGCCGCGGACCTCGCCACCCCCGGCGCCCGCCCGCCGGCCGAGGGCGGCCTGCTCCTGCTCGAAGACATCGGCGAGCAGGACTACCGCCTGGACCGCACGCTGAGCCAACTCCTGCGCGCGGGACGCCTGGAGGGCGTCACCGGCATCGCGCTGGGCTCCTGGCGGGAGTGCGGACCCTACGAGGAGCGCGTCCGTCCGGTGCTGCGCGAACGCCTGGGCCGCCTGGGCGTGCCCATCGCCGAGAACGTCGGATTCGGGCACTGCGACAACGCCCTGACGATGCCGCTCGGCGTGGCGGCCGTCCTGGACGCGGACCGGGGCACCCTTACCCTGGAGACACCCGCACTCGCGTGA
- a CDS encoding CocE/NonD family hydrolase — MTRRPAVPRNRKPLAAVLGAALAVPLLATAPATASGAAAGQVTVTALKFTVRAGGGTCAVDADLYRPAGVDKAHPAPAVLTTNGFGGSKSDGSTNATAKAFAARGYVTLAYSGLGFGKSGCLISLDAPAIDGRAASGLIDFLAGTRAADDGTRIDFVTKDRPGDPRVGMIGGSYGGAVQLATAAVDHRVDALVPMITWHDLSYALDPNNVADRKVPGAFKWQWTNGFYLIGERLPITAPNLDPSRWGTLGCTHFVPDACQTIGLLNSGSYPAAPTAAMLRYARGVSPVTYLDRVEAPTLLIQGQSDTLFNLNEATATYNTLKDNGTPTKMIWQSWGHSGGHVPGELDLAQGNVETSYTGRRILSWFDRYLRGRKHTDTGPAFAYYRDWQSGYGEASKVPPLSQKVYLSGDGKLVDNRAKVARGSRAYTNAVVPTSHSESSLAGMVGLPDPAPYDTPGTYLGWDTAPLTAPVDVVGSAKATLKVSSPEARRTQRSKDAADKLVLFAKLYDVAPDGTKTLVRRLIAPVRVPDVSKPFTVALPGIAHRYEAGHRLEFAIAASDDAYLGNKGVKPVTVVSAPGDTGTLQLPIVSGRLN, encoded by the coding sequence GTGACCCGTCGCCCTGCCGTGCCCAGAAACCGCAAGCCCCTGGCGGCCGTCCTCGGCGCGGCGCTCGCCGTGCCGCTGCTCGCGACCGCCCCCGCCACGGCGAGCGGCGCAGCAGCAGGGCAAGTCACGGTCACCGCACTGAAGTTCACGGTCCGCGCGGGCGGCGGTACCTGCGCCGTCGACGCCGACCTCTACCGCCCCGCCGGCGTCGACAAGGCCCACCCGGCGCCCGCCGTGCTCACCACCAACGGCTTCGGCGGCAGCAAGTCCGACGGCTCCACCAACGCCACCGCCAAGGCGTTCGCGGCCCGTGGCTATGTGACCCTCGCCTACTCCGGGCTCGGCTTCGGCAAGTCGGGCTGCCTCATCTCCCTGGACGCCCCGGCCATCGACGGCCGCGCCGCGTCCGGCCTCATCGACTTCCTCGCCGGTACCCGCGCCGCCGACGACGGCACCCGTATCGACTTCGTCACCAAGGACCGCCCGGGCGACCCGCGCGTCGGCATGATCGGCGGCTCCTACGGCGGCGCGGTCCAACTGGCGACGGCCGCCGTCGATCACCGCGTCGACGCGCTCGTCCCCATGATCACCTGGCACGACCTGTCGTACGCGCTGGACCCCAACAACGTCGCCGACCGCAAGGTGCCCGGCGCCTTCAAATGGCAGTGGACCAACGGCTTCTACCTCATAGGGGAGCGCCTGCCCATCACGGCGCCCAACCTGGACCCGTCCCGCTGGGGCACGCTCGGCTGCACGCACTTCGTCCCCGACGCGTGCCAGACCATCGGCCTGCTCAACTCCGGCAGCTACCCCGCCGCCCCCACCGCCGCCATGCTGCGCTACGCCCGCGGCGTCTCCCCGGTCACCTACCTCGACCGGGTCGAGGCGCCCACGCTCCTCATCCAGGGCCAGAGCGACACCCTGTTCAACCTCAACGAGGCGACGGCCACGTACAACACGCTGAAGGACAACGGCACCCCCACCAAGATGATCTGGCAGTCCTGGGGACACAGCGGCGGCCATGTGCCCGGTGAACTCGACCTGGCGCAGGGGAACGTGGAGACCAGCTACACCGGCCGGCGGATCCTGTCCTGGTTCGACCGCTACCTGCGCGGGCGCAAGCACACCGACACCGGCCCCGCGTTCGCCTACTACCGCGACTGGCAGAGCGGCTACGGCGAGGCGTCAAAGGTGCCGCCCCTGTCGCAGAAGGTGTACCTCTCCGGCGACGGCAAACTCGTCGACAACCGGGCGAAGGTGGCGCGTGGCAGCCGTGCGTACACCAACGCCGTTGTCCCGACCAGCCATTCGGAGAGCTCGCTGGCCGGCATGGTCGGCCTGCCCGACCCCGCGCCCTACGACACGCCCGGCACCTACCTCGGCTGGGACACCGCCCCGCTGACGGCGCCCGTGGACGTGGTCGGCTCGGCGAAGGCCACCCTGAAGGTCTCCTCACCGGAGGCGAGAAGGACACAGAGGTCCAAGGACGCCGCCGACAAGCTGGTCCTGTTCGCCAAGCTGTACGACGTGGCGCCCGACGGCACCAAGACGCTGGTGCGCCGTCTGATCGCCCCTGTGCGGGTGCCCGACGTCAGCAAGCCCTTCACCGTCGCCCTGCCCGGCATCGCCCACCGCTACGAGGCCGGGCACCGCCTCGAATTCGCGATCGCCGCGAGTGACGACGCCTACCTCGGCAACAAGGGCGTCAAGCCGGTGACTGTCGTGAGCGCCCCCGGCGACACGGGGACGCTCCAACTGCCCATCGTCAGCGGGCGGTTGAACTGA